The following are encoded together in the Xanthomonas sacchari genome:
- a CDS encoding glycosyltransferase family 2 protein has translation MADAAAATLPLSLVVMTYNEAANIARCLDSVPFAADKLVVDCGSTDDTVAIARAHGARVVEQAWLGFGPQRNFASTQAAHDWILVLDADEFLSDALRAECQARLPQLLAEDRVDAVWLRRSTWYMGAPMRWYKPMVGERLARLYHRGRARWSDARVHESLRFDGASAAFAPPFNHLHNPTLVHKQLKVLRYAELKALGWRDKRKPVRMWQSPFVFAGAFLKDYLLRLAFLDGWRGFVVAQTAASYALYKRMRYYEMQINPASVEQARAQLQRHDLEH, from the coding sequence ATGGCCGACGCTGCCGCCGCCACCCTGCCGCTGAGCCTGGTGGTGATGACCTACAACGAGGCCGCCAACATCGCGCGCTGCCTGGACAGCGTGCCGTTCGCCGCCGACAAGCTGGTGGTGGACTGCGGCAGCACCGACGACACCGTGGCGATCGCCCGCGCGCACGGCGCGCGCGTGGTCGAGCAGGCCTGGCTGGGCTTCGGCCCGCAGCGCAACTTCGCCTCCACCCAGGCCGCGCACGACTGGATCCTGGTACTGGATGCGGACGAGTTCCTGTCCGACGCGCTGCGCGCCGAATGCCAGGCGCGGCTGCCGCAACTGCTCGCCGAGGACCGCGTGGACGCGGTGTGGCTGCGCCGCAGCACCTGGTACATGGGCGCGCCGATGCGCTGGTACAAACCGATGGTCGGCGAGCGCCTGGCGCGGCTGTACCACCGCGGCCGCGCGCGCTGGAGCGATGCGCGGGTGCACGAATCGCTGCGCTTCGACGGCGCCAGCGCCGCGTTCGCACCGCCGTTCAACCATCTGCACAACCCGACCCTGGTGCACAAGCAACTCAAGGTGCTGCGCTACGCCGAACTCAAGGCGCTCGGCTGGCGCGACAAGCGCAAGCCGGTGAGAATGTGGCAGAGCCCGTTCGTGTTCGCCGGCGCCTTCCTCAAGGACTATCTGCTGCGGCTGGCCTTCCTCGACGGCTGGCGCGGCTTCGTGGTGGCGCAGACCGCGGCCAGCTACGCGCTGTACAAGCGCATGCGCTACTACGAGATGCAGATCAACCCGGCCTCGGTGGAGCAGGCGCGGGCGCAACTGCAACGGCACGATCTGGAGCACTGA
- a CDS encoding O-antigen ligase, translated as MSQPIAPRHAVSAFSRQSLAERGAALALLCLPALVISMPSGLLPFGLLLLATSLLALPQLRQAVAPMQPSLRWLWILALLVIGLSLCSVLYFGQPLKDIDNRTRFLVLPWAALWTYALRPPQRLLWWGALLGILAALVLASVQVLQGQPRAEGWTNAIVLADVVLMLMVLAVFCRPRGQWPWAAAAVVAGGIVILLSGSRGVWLGVLLLLVVSALCLRWRDGATRLMILGACTGLAAVLVLSVPALTKQTRLAELHHDVQRYERGDSDSSAGARIERLQVAAATFVEHPVVGVGVGRFDNAMLRLPDCRKGFVERCHLGHAHNDLAEWSATQGLPGTVLILMVYGVPLWLLLRLYRRRPQPHFHGAAAAGIMVVVAYVLCGMTQSMFAHQVSTGFYVALVGVLIGLAAREAEPASGAEGATRSR; from the coding sequence ATGTCCCAGCCCATCGCGCCACGCCATGCCGTTTCCGCGTTCTCGCGCCAGTCCCTGGCCGAGCGAGGCGCGGCGCTCGCGCTGCTGTGCCTGCCGGCGCTGGTGATCAGCATGCCCAGCGGCCTGCTGCCGTTCGGCCTGCTGCTGCTGGCGACCAGCCTGCTGGCATTGCCGCAGCTGCGCCAGGCGGTGGCGCCGATGCAGCCGTCGCTGCGCTGGCTGTGGATCCTGGCGCTGCTGGTGATCGGGCTGTCGCTGTGCTCGGTGCTGTACTTCGGCCAGCCGCTGAAGGACATCGACAACCGCACCCGCTTCCTGGTGCTGCCGTGGGCGGCACTGTGGACCTATGCGCTGCGGCCGCCGCAGCGCCTGCTGTGGTGGGGCGCGCTGCTCGGCATCCTCGCCGCCCTGGTGCTGGCCAGCGTGCAGGTACTGCAGGGCCAGCCGCGTGCCGAGGGCTGGACCAACGCCATCGTGCTGGCCGACGTAGTGCTGATGCTGATGGTGCTGGCGGTATTCTGCCGGCCGCGCGGCCAGTGGCCGTGGGCCGCCGCCGCGGTGGTGGCCGGCGGCATCGTCATCCTGCTCAGCGGTAGCCGCGGCGTGTGGCTGGGCGTGTTGCTGCTGCTGGTGGTCAGCGCGCTGTGCCTGCGCTGGCGCGACGGCGCGACCCGGCTGATGATCCTGGGCGCGTGCACCGGGCTGGCGGCGGTGCTGGTGCTGAGCGTGCCGGCGCTGACCAAGCAGACCCGCCTGGCCGAACTGCACCACGACGTGCAGCGCTACGAACGCGGCGACAGCGATTCCTCGGCCGGCGCGCGCATCGAACGCCTGCAGGTGGCGGCGGCGACCTTCGTCGAACACCCCGTGGTCGGGGTCGGCGTGGGCCGTTTCGACAACGCCATGCTGCGCCTGCCCGACTGCCGCAAGGGCTTTGTCGAACGCTGCCACCTGGGCCATGCGCACAACGACCTGGCCGAGTGGAGCGCGACCCAGGGCCTGCCCGGTACCGTGCTGATCCTGATGGTGTACGGGGTGCCGCTGTGGCTGCTGCTGCGCCTGTACCGGCGCCGGCCGCAGCCGCATTTCCACGGCGCGGCGGCGGCCGGGATCATGGTGGTGGTGGCCTACGTCCTGTGCGGCATGACCCAGTCGATGTTCGCGCACCAGGTGAGCACCGGTTTCTACGTCGCCCTGGTGGGCGTGCTGATCGGGCTGGCCGCGCGCGAGGCGGAGCCGGCATCGGGCGCTGAAGGCGCCACGCGAAGCCGGTAG
- a CDS encoding glycosyltransferase: MPSPLIRVISRDNGGGLSRDLQVVADLLRETGRYRVEVLGFGTVRMANRLRELRLFLRSLLFGRADLQIFLERVYPRCLGSGLRNALIPNPEWFRHKWLRCLPRFAQVLCKTRQAEQRFSTMAPTAFIGFCSDDCYRPEVPRERACLHVAGRSSAKGTALLLQTWARHPEWPRLTVVQSAKKSHPIEAENIDYLTGYLDQQELRRLQNAHRFHLCPSEVEGFGHYIMEALSVGAVVITTNGAPMNELVSAERGVLIDPVGEGPDNFGVRYRIEAAGLEQAMAQALALSPMQCDALGTAARGFFETRRREFGERLRAAVSDLLGEAPPPAAPASRGADREQVRPG, from the coding sequence ATGCCGTCTCCCCTGATTCGGGTGATCAGCCGCGACAATGGCGGCGGCCTCAGCCGCGACCTGCAGGTGGTTGCCGACCTGCTGCGCGAGACCGGCCGCTACCGCGTGGAGGTGCTGGGCTTCGGCACCGTGCGCATGGCCAATCGCCTGCGCGAACTGCGCCTGTTCCTGCGCAGCCTGCTGTTCGGGCGCGCCGACCTGCAGATCTTCCTGGAGCGGGTGTATCCGCGCTGCCTGGGCAGCGGCCTGCGCAATGCCTTGATCCCCAATCCGGAATGGTTCCGGCACAAGTGGCTGCGCTGCCTGCCGCGCTTCGCCCAGGTGCTGTGCAAGACCCGCCAGGCCGAACAGCGGTTCTCCACCATGGCGCCGACCGCCTTCATCGGCTTTTGCAGCGACGATTGCTACCGTCCTGAGGTCCCGCGCGAACGCGCCTGCCTGCATGTGGCCGGGCGCAGTTCGGCCAAGGGCACGGCGCTGCTGCTGCAGACCTGGGCGCGGCACCCCGAGTGGCCGCGGCTGACGGTGGTGCAGAGCGCGAAGAAGTCCCACCCGATCGAGGCCGAGAACATCGACTACCTGACCGGCTACCTCGACCAGCAGGAACTGCGGCGGCTGCAGAATGCGCACCGCTTCCACCTGTGCCCCTCCGAGGTGGAGGGCTTCGGCCACTACATCATGGAAGCGCTGAGCGTTGGCGCGGTGGTGATCACCACCAACGGCGCGCCGATGAACGAACTGGTGAGCGCCGAGCGCGGTGTGCTGATCGATCCGGTCGGCGAGGGGCCGGACAATTTCGGCGTGCGCTACCGGATCGAGGCCGCCGGCCTCGAACAGGCGATGGCGCAGGCGCTGGCGCTGTCGCCGATGCAGTGCGACGCCCTGGGCACCGCCGCGCGCGGCTTCTTCGAGACGCGCCGGCGCGAGTTCGGCGAGCGCCTGCGCGCGGCCGTGTCCGATCTGCTCGGGGAGGCGCCGCCGCCCGCCGCACCGGCCAGCCGCGGCGCCGATCGCGAACAGGTCAGGCCGGGTTAG
- a CDS encoding glycosyltransferase family 39 protein, whose protein sequence is MLKTRASREFWLLAILAVLVLGAGLGLRDPHPADEPRFALVAKQMVESGNWLFPHRGTELYSDKPPMLMWLQASFYTLFGNWRVAFLLPSLLAGLGTLACVYDLGRRLWTRRVGMYAAYALLFAFHFTYQAKKAQIDPLVVFFITLANYALLRHLLRGPDWRLWALGWFAAGLGTITKGVGVLALLMLLPAAAASLAHWRGVRVGLRDPRFWLGPLAFLAAVSIWLVPMVATALSSNAPEYRAYLNDILFRQTAGRYAKSWDHAHGPLYFFGVMPSMWLPVLLALPWAIPAWARRLRRRDARYLLPLAWWALVVLFFSIPTGKRDVYVLPALPMLCLAMGPLIPGLLRKPGIKRLLLAFTTLLTLALGGVGAAILLGHGFRAKMMEDRGIDLATVQVLAWILLAIGLWGVASLAAFARRRPELATVSTLTMVWVMAGLLVYPLINMSSSARGVMESVGRRIGPQAELGLVAWKEQNLLMADRPATTFGFVVPWDEQLRRGIAWQAQAPQRRWLLVQEAAMLGCVDRNASILAGVSNRRDWWLVPASAVHGHCVVTQDDRDRLREQDKDRFE, encoded by the coding sequence ATGCTGAAGACCCGCGCCTCCCGAGAATTCTGGTTGTTGGCCATCCTGGCGGTGCTGGTGCTCGGCGCCGGCCTGGGCCTGCGCGATCCGCATCCGGCCGACGAACCGCGTTTCGCGCTGGTCGCCAAGCAGATGGTGGAGAGCGGCAACTGGCTGTTCCCGCACCGCGGCACCGAGCTGTACTCGGACAAGCCGCCGATGCTGATGTGGCTGCAGGCCAGCTTCTACACGCTGTTCGGCAACTGGCGGGTGGCGTTCCTGCTGCCGTCGCTGCTGGCCGGGCTGGGCACGCTGGCCTGCGTCTACGATCTCGGCCGGCGCCTGTGGACGCGTCGCGTCGGCATGTACGCGGCCTACGCGCTGCTGTTCGCGTTCCACTTCACCTACCAGGCGAAGAAGGCGCAGATCGATCCGCTGGTGGTGTTCTTCATCACCCTGGCCAACTACGCGCTGCTGCGCCACCTGTTGCGCGGGCCGGACTGGCGGTTGTGGGCGCTGGGCTGGTTCGCCGCCGGCCTGGGCACGATCACCAAGGGCGTGGGCGTGCTGGCGCTGCTGATGCTGCTGCCGGCCGCGGCGGCGTCGCTGGCGCACTGGCGCGGGGTGCGGGTCGGCCTGCGCGATCCGCGCTTCTGGCTGGGGCCGCTGGCGTTCCTGGCGGCGGTGTCGATCTGGCTGGTGCCGATGGTCGCCACCGCGCTGTCGAGCAACGCGCCCGAGTACCGCGCCTACCTCAATGACATCCTGTTCCGGCAGACCGCCGGGCGCTACGCCAAGTCCTGGGACCACGCGCACGGGCCGCTGTATTTCTTCGGGGTGATGCCGAGCATGTGGCTGCCGGTGCTGCTGGCGTTGCCGTGGGCGATCCCCGCCTGGGCGCGGCGCCTGCGTCGGCGCGACGCGCGCTACCTGCTGCCGCTGGCCTGGTGGGCGCTGGTGGTGCTGTTCTTCTCGATCCCGACCGGCAAGCGCGATGTCTACGTGCTGCCGGCGCTGCCGATGCTGTGCCTGGCGATGGGGCCGCTCATTCCAGGGCTGTTGCGCAAGCCCGGGATCAAGCGCCTGCTGCTGGCGTTCACCACGCTGCTGACGTTGGCGCTGGGCGGCGTGGGCGCGGCGATCCTGCTGGGGCACGGCTTCCGCGCGAAGATGATGGAAGACCGCGGCATCGACCTGGCCACCGTGCAGGTGCTGGCCTGGATCCTGCTGGCGATCGGCCTGTGGGGCGTGGCCAGCCTGGCCGCGTTCGCGCGGCGCCGCCCGGAACTGGCGACGGTCTCGACCCTGACCATGGTCTGGGTGATGGCCGGCTTGCTGGTGTACCCGCTCATCAACATGTCCAGTTCCGCGCGCGGCGTGATGGAGTCGGTGGGGCGCCGCATCGGCCCGCAGGCCGAACTCGGCCTGGTCGCCTGGAAGGAGCAGAACCTGCTGATGGCCGATCGCCCGGCCACGACCTTCGGCTTCGTGGTGCCCTGGGACGAGCAACTGCGTCGCGGCATCGCCTGGCAGGCGCAGGCGCCGCAGCGGCGCTGGCTGCTGGTGCAGGAAGCGGCGATGCTGGGCTGCGTCGACCGCAACGCCAGCATCCTGGCCGGCGTGTCCAACCGGCGCGACTGGTGGCTGGTCCCGGCCAGCGCCGTGCACGGCCACTGCGTGGTCACCCAGGACGACCGCGACCGCCTGCGCGAGCAGGACAAGGACCGCTTCGAATGA
- the rsmB gene encoding 16S rRNA (cytosine(967)-C(5))-methyltransferase RsmB encodes MTATPNAAWPPGVAPRVLAARVLTAVIDRGRSLKAELAAALPTLPDPRDRALVEAICFAVLRRRPAYEAALRMWLQKQLPQRDAELRGLLLAGFAQLDALGLAAHAALSATVEAARALDRPRQAGLVNALLRRALRDGLPAVAADAGWPLWLRDALCADWPQQAEAIFAASQQPAPLWLRVNRQRGTRDAYLQELAAAGIAAQASPLLADAIRLETPLAVGALPGFAEGRVSVQDGAAQQVADVLAPAPGARVLDACAAPGGKSAHLLERDPSLRLTALDVDARRLARVGETFARTGAGAQAQLQVADAAQPQDWWDGVPFDAVLLDAPCSATGIVRRQPDVLLHRRREDVVALQALQARLLDAAWQVLRPGGVLVYATCSLLQDENARQVQALLARQPGAALEDPGEACGHASGGGRQRFPGEQDCDGFYYARFRKTA; translated from the coding sequence ATGACCGCGACGCCCAACGCTGCGTGGCCGCCGGGCGTGGCCCCGCGGGTGCTTGCCGCCCGCGTGCTGACCGCGGTGATCGACCGCGGCCGCTCGCTCAAGGCCGAACTGGCCGCCGCGCTGCCGACATTGCCGGATCCGCGCGACCGCGCGCTGGTGGAGGCGATCTGCTTCGCCGTGCTGCGCCGCCGACCGGCCTACGAGGCCGCGCTGCGCATGTGGCTGCAGAAGCAGTTGCCGCAGCGCGACGCCGAACTGCGCGGTCTGCTGCTGGCCGGCTTCGCCCAGCTCGATGCGCTGGGTCTGGCGGCGCATGCGGCGCTGTCGGCGACGGTGGAGGCAGCGCGCGCGCTGGATCGGCCGCGCCAGGCCGGGCTGGTCAACGCGCTGCTGCGGCGCGCGCTGCGCGACGGGCTGCCGGCGGTCGCTGCCGACGCGGGCTGGCCGTTGTGGCTGCGCGATGCGCTGTGCGCCGACTGGCCGCAGCAGGCCGAGGCGATCTTCGCCGCCAGCCAGCAGCCGGCGCCGCTGTGGCTGCGGGTCAACCGCCAACGCGGCACCCGCGACGCCTATCTGCAGGAACTGGCCGCGGCCGGTATCGCCGCGCAGGCCTCGCCGCTGCTGGCCGACGCGATCCGGTTGGAGACGCCGCTGGCGGTGGGCGCCTTGCCGGGCTTCGCCGAGGGGCGCGTGTCGGTGCAGGACGGTGCGGCGCAGCAGGTCGCCGACGTGCTGGCGCCAGCGCCGGGTGCGCGCGTGCTCGACGCCTGCGCGGCGCCCGGCGGCAAGTCCGCGCACCTGCTCGAACGCGATCCCAGTCTGCGCCTGACCGCGCTGGACGTGGACGCGCGGCGCCTGGCGCGGGTCGGCGAGACCTTCGCACGCACCGGCGCCGGCGCGCAGGCGCAGTTGCAGGTCGCCGACGCGGCGCAGCCGCAGGACTGGTGGGACGGGGTGCCGTTCGACGCGGTGCTGCTCGACGCGCCGTGTTCGGCCACCGGCATCGTGCGCCGCCAGCCGGACGTGCTGCTGCACCGCCGGCGCGAGGACGTGGTGGCGCTGCAGGCGCTGCAGGCGCGCCTGCTCGACGCCGCCTGGCAGGTGCTGCGGCCGGGCGGGGTGCTGGTCTACGCCACCTGTTCGCTGCTGCAGGACGAGAACGCGCGGCAGGTGCAGGCCTTGCTGGCGCGGCAGCCTGGTGCGGCGCTGGAGGACCCGGGCGAAGCCTGCGGGCATGCCTCCGGCGGCGGCCGCCAGCGCTTCCCCGGCGAGCAGGACTGCGACGGTTTCTACTACGCGCGGTTCCGCAAGACGGCATGA
- the fmt gene encoding methionyl-tRNA formyltransferase produces the protein MKLVFAGTPDFAVPSLRAAAQRHEVVAVYTQPDRPAGRGRGLTPSPVKLEAVARGIPVLQPQTLRSPETLQALRALQPDLIVVVAYGLILPKAVLAIPTHGCWNVHASLLPRWRGAAPIQRAIEAGDSETGVCLMQMEAGLDTGPVLLSQRTPIGADETGGQLHDRLAALGAQVLADGLGLLRAGLRPVAQPQPEAGVTYAHKLDKAQARLDWQQPAAQLARQVRAFDPWPVAEAVLAGERVRVHGAIALDLAHGQPPGTVLTASRQGIDIACGQGALRLRVLQRDGGKAITAADYLNARRDLPVLA, from the coding sequence ATGAAACTCGTCTTCGCCGGTACGCCGGACTTCGCCGTGCCGTCGTTGCGCGCGGCTGCGCAGCGCCATGAAGTGGTCGCGGTCTACACCCAGCCGGACCGGCCCGCCGGGCGCGGCCGCGGGCTGACCCCGTCGCCGGTCAAGCTGGAGGCGGTGGCGCGCGGCATCCCGGTGCTGCAGCCACAGACGCTGCGTTCGCCGGAGACGCTGCAGGCGCTGCGCGCGCTGCAGCCGGACCTGATCGTGGTGGTGGCCTACGGGCTGATCCTGCCCAAGGCGGTGCTGGCGATCCCGACCCATGGCTGCTGGAACGTGCATGCCTCGCTGCTACCGCGCTGGCGCGGCGCCGCGCCGATCCAGCGCGCGATCGAGGCCGGCGACAGCGAGACCGGGGTGTGCCTGATGCAGATGGAAGCGGGGCTGGATACCGGCCCGGTGTTGCTGTCGCAGCGCACCCCGATCGGCGCCGACGAGACCGGCGGCCAGTTGCACGATCGCCTGGCCGCACTGGGCGCGCAGGTGCTGGCCGATGGCCTGGGCCTGCTGCGTGCCGGTCTGCGCCCGGTGGCGCAGCCGCAGCCGGAGGCCGGCGTCACCTATGCGCACAAGCTGGACAAGGCGCAGGCGCGGCTGGACTGGCAGCAGCCGGCGGCGCAATTGGCGCGGCAGGTGCGCGCCTTCGATCCGTGGCCGGTCGCCGAGGCGGTGCTGGCGGGCGAGCGGGTGCGGGTGCACGGCGCGATCGCGCTGGACCTGGCCCACGGGCAACCGCCGGGCACGGTGCTGACCGCGTCCAGACAGGGCATCGATATCGCCTGCGGCCAGGGCGCGCTGCGCCTGCGCGTGCTGCAGCGCGACGGTGGCAAGGCGATCACCGCCGCCGACTACCTCAACGCGCGGCGCGACCTGCCGGTCCTGGCGTAA
- the def gene encoding peptide deformylase, with the protein MALLPILEFPDPRLRTKAVPVDAAEVTSAAFQRLLDDMFETMYDAPGIGLAASQVDVHKRFMVIDVSEEKNAPQVFINPQIVQRDGEQVYQEGCLSVPGIYADVTRADAITVRYLDRQGQPQELSTDGLLAVCVQHEMDHLDGKLFVDYLSPLKREMVRKKLAKARKHVA; encoded by the coding sequence ATGGCCCTGCTCCCCATTCTCGAATTCCCCGACCCGCGCCTGCGCACCAAGGCGGTGCCGGTCGACGCCGCCGAGGTCACCTCCGCGGCCTTCCAACGCCTGCTCGACGACATGTTCGAGACCATGTACGACGCGCCCGGCATCGGCCTGGCCGCCAGCCAGGTGGACGTGCACAAGCGCTTCATGGTGATCGATGTCAGCGAGGAGAAGAACGCCCCGCAGGTGTTCATCAACCCGCAGATCGTGCAGCGTGACGGCGAACAGGTGTACCAGGAAGGCTGCCTGTCGGTCCCCGGCATCTACGCCGACGTGACCCGCGCCGACGCCATCACCGTGCGCTACCTGGACCGCCAGGGCCAGCCGCAGGAACTGAGCACCGACGGCCTGCTGGCGGTGTGCGTGCAGCACGAGATGGACCACCTCGACGGCAAGCTGTTCGTCGACTACCTGTCCCCGCTCAAGCGCGAAATGGTGCGCAAGAAGCTGGCCAAGGCGCGCAAGCACGTGGCGTGA
- a CDS encoding LysM peptidoglycan-binding domain-containing protein: protein MFNRLRTVVAVAMLTVATYAASASMAAEHPDTYVVRKGDTLWDIAGRFLGKPWLWPEIWQANPQVHNPHLIYPGDVLSLAYLDRVAHAEVKPGPRQDAPIDAIPLAQVEPFLKNLRVVDRIDDLPYVVGTEDNRLRATDGQLVYAVGLGQAQAGQRYAVVRPTVRYLLPKLSDDLNAEGRSTPGSGNLWQTFVPPDKRRETLGYELAQVNIGTVARVSPDGRQATALLLQDNAREVRAGDRLIPVEAQPYDLQFVPHPPSEQALAAGLRVLAVADAFSAAGPRDVIAISGGRREGIDNGTVVSLWRHGTRVNDRVRHPNTSRADDGFTGGSGTTVALPDEYAAHAMVFRTFDKVSYALVMDGIKPTRVGYDVKHPDAR from the coding sequence ATGTTCAATCGACTCCGTACGGTCGTCGCCGTGGCGATGCTCACCGTGGCGACCTACGCTGCTTCCGCCAGCATGGCCGCCGAACACCCCGACACCTACGTGGTGCGCAAGGGCGATACGCTGTGGGACATCGCCGGGCGTTTCCTCGGCAAGCCCTGGCTGTGGCCGGAGATCTGGCAGGCCAATCCGCAGGTGCACAACCCGCACCTGATCTACCCCGGCGACGTGCTGAGCCTGGCCTACCTGGACCGCGTGGCGCACGCCGAGGTCAAGCCGGGCCCGCGCCAGGACGCCCCGATCGACGCGATCCCGCTGGCGCAGGTGGAGCCGTTCCTGAAGAACCTGCGCGTGGTCGACCGCATCGACGACCTGCCCTACGTGGTCGGCACCGAAGACAACCGCCTGCGCGCCACCGACGGGCAACTGGTCTACGCGGTCGGTCTCGGCCAGGCCCAGGCCGGGCAGCGCTACGCCGTGGTCCGTCCGACCGTGCGCTACCTGCTGCCCAAGCTCAGCGACGACCTCAACGCCGAAGGCCGCAGCACCCCCGGCAGCGGCAACCTGTGGCAGACCTTCGTGCCGCCGGACAAGCGCCGCGAGACCCTCGGCTACGAACTGGCCCAGGTCAACATCGGCACCGTCGCCCGGGTCTCCCCCGACGGCCGCCAGGCCACCGCCCTGCTGCTGCAGGACAACGCCCGCGAAGTGCGCGCCGGCGACCGCCTGATCCCGGTCGAGGCGCAGCCCTACGACCTGCAGTTCGTGCCGCATCCGCCGTCCGAGCAGGCGCTGGCCGCCGGCCTGCGGGTACTGGCGGTGGCCGACGCGTTCAGCGCGGCCGGTCCGCGCGACGTGATCGCCATTTCCGGCGGCCGCCGCGAAGGCATCGACAACGGCACGGTGGTGTCGCTGTGGCGCCATGGCACCCGGGTCAACGACCGCGTGCGTCACCCCAATACCTCGCGCGCCGACGACGGCTTCACCGGCGGCAGCGGCACCACGGTGGCGCTGCCGGACGAGTACGCCGCGCACGCGATGGTGTTCCGCACCTTCGACAAGGTCAGCTACGCGCTGGTGATGGATGGCATCAAGCCGACCCGGGTCGGCTACGACGTCAAGCACCCCGACGCACGCTGA
- the dprA gene encoding DNA-processing protein DprA: protein MSHSATTSFDAPADPALLLLSLAGGASAPRRQLLERHGSPAAALAAGPAAWHAAGLDAAQIAALQRPDRAALDTAERWLAQPGRHLLGCHDPDYPALLRRTPNPPLALYVDGDPMALWHPAVAVVGSRAPSAGGRDNAYGFALALAAAGFAVTSGMASGVDAAAHRAALSRADGLTVAVVGTGPDLAYPRQHAALRNQIAERGAVVSEHPPGTPARAGHFPARNRMIAGLSLATLVIEAATRSGALITARLAAEAGREVFALPGSIHNPLARGCHRLIRDGAGLVERAEEVVDGVAPLAAELADALRGRLNAPTQGASTARGATPAFSDPDYQRLWQALGHDPICMDSVIARSGLTAAAASSMLLAMELDGYVAVERGRYTRKP from the coding sequence ATGTCCCATTCGGCCACCACCTCCTTCGACGCACCCGCCGATCCGGCCCTGCTGCTCCTGTCGCTGGCCGGCGGCGCCAGCGCCCCGCGCCGGCAGTTGCTGGAGCGGCATGGCAGCCCGGCGGCGGCGCTGGCCGCCGGTCCCGCCGCCTGGCATGCCGCCGGCCTGGATGCGGCGCAGATCGCCGCGCTGCAGCGTCCCGATCGCGCCGCACTGGACACCGCCGAACGCTGGCTGGCGCAGCCGGGCCGGCACCTGCTCGGTTGCCACGATCCCGACTACCCCGCCCTGCTGCGGCGCACGCCCAACCCGCCGCTGGCGCTGTACGTGGACGGCGACCCGATGGCGCTGTGGCATCCGGCGGTGGCCGTGGTCGGCAGCCGCGCCCCCAGCGCAGGTGGCCGCGACAACGCCTATGGCTTCGCCCTGGCCCTGGCCGCGGCCGGCTTCGCGGTGACCAGCGGCATGGCCAGCGGCGTGGATGCCGCCGCGCACCGGGCGGCGCTGTCGCGCGCCGACGGACTGACCGTGGCGGTGGTCGGCACCGGTCCCGACCTGGCCTATCCGCGCCAGCATGCCGCCCTGCGCAACCAGATCGCCGAACGCGGCGCGGTGGTCAGCGAGCATCCGCCCGGCACCCCGGCGCGGGCGGGCCACTTCCCGGCGCGCAACCGCATGATCGCCGGGCTGAGCCTGGCGACCCTGGTGATCGAGGCCGCCACCCGCTCCGGCGCGCTGATCACCGCGCGGCTGGCCGCCGAAGCCGGGCGCGAGGTGTTCGCCCTGCCCGGCTCGATCCACAACCCGCTGGCACGCGGCTGCCATCGGCTGATCCGCGACGGCGCCGGGCTGGTGGAACGCGCCGAGGAGGTCGTGGACGGCGTCGCCCCGCTGGCCGCCGAACTGGCCGACGCCTTGCGCGGGCGCCTGAACGCCCCCACACAGGGAGCCAGCACCGCGCGCGGCGCCACGCCGGCCTTCTCCGACCCCGACTACCAGCGCTTGTGGCAGGCGCTGGGCCACGACCCCATCTGTATGGATTCAGTCATCGCACGCAGCGGATTGACGGCCGCAGCGGCGTCCTCCATGCTGCTGGCCATGGAACTGGATGGCTACGTGGCGGTCGAACGCGGTCGTTACACCCGCAAACCCTAG
- a CDS encoding DUF494 family protein, which yields MKESILDVLLYLFEHYFSEDADPVRDRDSLQNGLIQAGFSPTEISKAFDWLDALADQRPAVAQPRIDGPIRIYHGPELDKLDVECRGFLLFLEQHGILDSDQRELVLDRAMALDQDELDLDDLKWVVLMVLFNQPGAEAAYAWMETQMFVDEPEPVH from the coding sequence ATGAAAGAGAGCATTCTGGATGTCCTGCTGTACCTGTTCGAACACTATTTCAGCGAAGACGCGGATCCGGTCCGCGATCGCGACTCCCTCCAGAATGGCCTGATCCAGGCCGGTTTCAGCCCCACCGAGATCAGCAAGGCGTTCGACTGGCTCGACGCCCTGGCCGACCAGCGCCCGGCCGTGGCGCAGCCGCGCATCGACGGTCCGATCCGCATCTACCACGGCCCGGAACTGGACAAGCTCGACGTGGAATGCCGCGGCTTCCTGCTGTTCCTGGAGCAGCACGGCATCCTCGACAGCGACCAGCGCGAACTGGTGCTGGACCGGGCCATGGCCCTGGACCAGGACGAACTGGACCTGGACGACCTGAAGTGGGTGGTGCTGATGGTGCTGTTCAATCAACCCGGTGCCGAGGCGGCGTACGCGTGGATGGAAACGCAGATGTTCGTCGACGAGCCGGAGCCGGTCCACTGA